The following are from one region of the Candidatus Protochlamydia phocaeensis genome:
- the sdhB gene encoding succinate dehydrogenase iron-sulfur subunit: MSETYILKIFRGHPGHQYWEEFELKLIPFANIISSLMDIQRNPINIKGEKVTPVVWESGCLEEVCGSCSMLINGYPRQACTALIEPILKQTGKSIITVAPLTKFPLVRDLIVDRSRMFENLKKVHAWIDVDHSYSQGPGPKISPEKQKVMYSLSTCMTCGCCSEACPQVNAHSAFIGPAPISQVRLFNANPVGKTQKAQRLRPLMEEGGISSCGDSQNCVRVCPKNIPLTDSIAAMSRDTTIQAIEDLFSFPERED; this comes from the coding sequence ATGAGTGAAACCTATATTTTAAAAATTTTCCGCGGACATCCCGGTCATCAATATTGGGAAGAATTTGAGCTTAAATTGATTCCTTTTGCCAACATCATCTCGTCTTTAATGGATATTCAAAGAAATCCCATCAATATCAAAGGAGAAAAGGTGACTCCGGTGGTATGGGAATCGGGCTGCTTGGAAGAAGTGTGCGGTTCTTGTTCGATGCTCATCAACGGCTACCCACGCCAGGCCTGTACGGCGTTGATTGAACCGATCTTGAAACAGACGGGCAAATCGATCATTACTGTCGCTCCCTTAACCAAGTTTCCTCTTGTACGTGATTTAATTGTCGATCGCAGCCGCATGTTTGAGAACTTAAAAAAAGTCCATGCATGGATTGATGTCGACCATAGTTATTCTCAAGGACCGGGACCGAAGATTAGCCCGGAGAAGCAAAAGGTCATGTACTCTCTATCGACTTGCATGACGTGCGGTTGCTGCTCCGAGGCTTGCCCGCAAGTCAATGCGCATTCGGCTTTTATTGGCCCGGCCCCCATTTCTCAAGTGCGCCTTTTCAATGCCAACCCGGTAGGGAAAACGCAAAAGGCCCAGCGCTTGCGTCCTTTGATGGAGGAGGGCGGCATTAGCAGCTGCGGCGACAGCCAAAACTGTGTCCGCGTATGCCCAAAGAATATCCCTCTTACCGATTCTATCGCGGCTATGAGCCGAGATACGACGATCCAAGCGATAGAAGACCTTTTTAGTTTTCCAGAGCGCGAAGACTAG